The DNA sequence TGAGTTAGATTCCAATTTACTGAGGTTAACAGCATGGTCTCTGTGCTCCAGGTTAAAATGATGATCTTGAAGCATGTTTTCAGCTATACCAGCACAAGGAACTGTTGGTTTATCCTGAGTGCTCTGCAAGAAAGCAGAGTCATTGTCTGTAGGTGGAAACTTGACATTAAATTTAGAAAGTGATTCTACAGAGTTGTTGTCCTCATCTTGGCCCACTCCTCTTGGTGTGATAGATGTGATGCATGATGCACCTCTATTTATATCCTTTATAACCCGAGGTTTAAAAAGCTCTTCTGCTTGTTCATCAGTTTTATCAGTACACTGTATAGGCAtggaaaactgtatttctgtgaagaaagaaagaagaaaacattaaacTATCGATGTGAAAATAATTACTAAGGCGCAAAGGGTGTGGTGTTGGGGTATTTTTCCTGAGAGGCTTTTGATTTTCCTTCTTGGCTTTTtaacctttattttctctctttgaggTCAGTTTGAGGCACATTTCCCTTTCACAGACATTAGCTCCAACCCAAAACTgatgagaacagaaataaaagtaaatcaTTCCATTCTaataattctgtttctctttgatttatggctataaacatttctattttattgaAACTTATGTTGTCCCATACTCTTAACACATACTTGCATATATTTACTGAAGTGTTCTGGCAGAAATAGAAGCTGGAACCAAAGCTATTTCATACAGTGCCAACAACATGCTAGGCACCATAAGCAAGATTTTAGAAGGTATTCAGGTGCTGAACTCCCATTGATTTCTAAATTAGATAAACATTCAAACTGTAAAACTATTCAGAAGAGGGACCATATTTTCCTTATGTTTTGAGAATTCCCCATATACTTAGGCCACTTTAGTAACAAAAATAATACATGACTACTCCTAATCAGGTAAGGGAATAGCTTCAGTGCACATTTATTGTACAAAGGTGCCTCCTGACATCACTCAGATATTGTAGTAATGTGGGCCATATAAGTAAAAGAAATTGTAAAGATTAAATTTATATCACATATAGCTTTTCACACAGCTGAGTTAGGCatgtatttaatgaaaaaataagtcCAGTCTGGAATAAGTTGCCAAGGCCCCCtgattccctctcccctccccaaatcaCAAATTTTAGTAGTGTTCATTCAGAATATAACAATACAGTTCAGCCATAACCACTTGAAGCCACAGGCTACACATTCTCAGTTCACATAAAAGAGCTTAAGTAATAGCATAACTGAAATTAGAGGCAAGTGCTGGAATCAGTGTCTTTTGCTTCAATCATGTAAAAGTTTGGCAGGCGTTTTCTAAAACCTCTTAGAGCTTGATCCTACTGTCAAGAAAAGCTAGTGGGAATGGCCATAGTAGCCATTATACATTACTGAACATTATAGTCAGTATAAGCATTAGCTGAAACGGACCTTCAGGACCCCTTCCAGTTGCCACAAAAATCAAgtctttcctgccttttctgGAAGTGTTGGTTTAGGCTCTTGTCCCATATAACAAAATCGCATTTACAAATCTGCACAAGGAAGTCTAGAAAATAAGTCCTCTGACTCTCTTCAGTCCAGCAGTTCTCTTCTAACAAATATGGGGCTAGAGACATTCATAATAGACATTTTTTGAATTGACAGTTGAATTAAAAGTAAGTGCTGTCACTCACACAGCATGATGGGATATCACATGTACTAAGTGCCTGCCTCTCACTCCAAgggacaaaacaattatgagagcCATTGATGTGACAATTGTCTTTTACAGCATGTGATTTGGAGCATTCGTCATGGAATGCCAAAACTGACGGTGCGTTTTCTTGGTAAAATACTGAGCACCATGTGAACAGACTTGAAAAAGGCAGATGGTAAACAGTAGAAGTACTTCTATGTATGTgtaatttacagtattttcaaatataaagcaAAGCTTTCAAACAGTTGAATCACAATAAGAGCTTAAGTAAGATATTACCAGTTTCAGGTTCTCGCTTTATCTTAAATTTACTCAATTGGTCTGTTTGTTCTCTGGCGAGCATACATATTCGATGACATTCTTCTTTCATCTCCTGGAAAATAGTCTCCAGATTCTCCCTGGAAGATCAAAATTGTACATTAAAATTGTAAATTAAAGCGTCAACCAGTTCAGCTCTTCATGGCCTTCGATTTTATAGTCACACCCCCAACCAGAGAAAAACAATAGTGTAAGCTACAAACAATAGTGTAAGCGTGGATACGTCTTTCCTcaacatatgtatatacatttttgtTCTCCTTAgtaaaagcaaggagaaaaggaaaaaaaacatagtcCAAGAGCTGCTCAGTCATATCATAGACACATACATGTAAGCTTAGGGCTCTCACTGCAAGGACTGAAAGAACATCCAGCCTTTACATTTCTCTCAGTTCCCTCTAGTAGTAGTGGAACAGCTTATCTTGCACGAACTACTGCTTCTGTCTCATTCTAAGGAAAAtaagatgctgctgctgtgaacactaactgctttcctttttttttttctgtggactTCAGACTTTGCAAGAGAAGAACACCCTAGGCATCTGTTActgctctttccttctttcatctACCTGACATTTTGGAGAGGGGTTGGAGAACTCCTTGCTTCTCTGCTTTATGCAGCATCATatgccttttccttttatttttgggaGTCTTTTTATTATAATCTTTTATAGAGTATCATGTCTCCATGAAATACTCAGTTATATGCACTAAGAATGGTAAAGACAGCTATTCATGCAAGTGTGCGTTTTGCTTGCCCAAAGGTACTACAGATTACATTATCCAGTTTATTGATTCATCTGTAAAACTTCATTGTGAAATTTCGATAAACTTACTGAGTAGTCTATATttctaagcactttttttttttatttcataaaatgaacTTTATTTAAGGATGAGAAAGTTAAGTTATGGACAAACTGGATTTGTGTTCTCTTTTGCATCTTTGTATCAAACTAGctcaaaagagatttttctttaatccaatgagtcattttcctttttattgcttaTTCATATAGCAATCAGGAGCATCAAAAGTTGTGTTCCTACTTCTGCTgagcttctctttttaaaaaagacacaAATCTATATCTGGAtctcatttcaaaaaagaaacatcTACAGAAGGAGTTAAAGTTACTACTGTTAACACTTGTGTTCTTataatttttcagttgtttccatgaatgataaaaaaaaaaaaagactcatacTACAAATTCCTAATCAGAGCTTTAAAACATACATATGATTAGATCAATCGACCTTCATTTGCTAGACATTTGTGACACTATAATCTTACTAGTTTTCCCAGTCACATACCTCCTTCCAAGAAAAGAGTAGAGTAAGGGAGTTATTTGAGAGGAGGGAGACAGCAGACAGGTAAagattttccattcttctttagATATAAATCAGCAAAGACAAAACAGTCTTTACCACAGTCTTATTTCCACTCCTTTTTGTCATCATATAGTCTTAGTGAGTCAGACTAAAGATTCATCTAGTTCATTTATCCCATGTCTGAAAGTGGCCAAAAGCAGACGCCTAAGCAAGAGTATAAAAACAGCAAGAACGTATGATACTTTTCCCTAATACTCTCCCAGCCTCACCTTTGAGAATCTTCTGCTTGACCTCAGCAAAGGTTGTTAAAAATGGTATTACTAACTATCCCATGACAAATGCACACTGAAGACTCTGGTTGACGCTTTTCCCCAAAAATAGGCAGAAGGGGGAAATACATGCTTAAGAAATGCTTTTGGTCCCTTGGTCACAGCAAGGGATAGGGAACTTCAGCTTACAGAAAAAACGTAGATCCAAACTTTCCCATTTGGGATGGATCAGGCCAAGAATTATTTCTTCATGCTGACCATCAGGGTACCACTGGCAGCACAACAGGCACATTTGCTGTGCTGTCATCAGTTAATTCATTTTGGTTGTATGATTCCTGTTCTGAAGGGACTTAACACAAGGGAGTTAATACCTCAGCATTAAAATCCACTGCTGTTTCCCATGCAGTTTAAACCCCTGCTGAACCAAGTggctatttttcttcctccttgcttaTCCCTACATACTTGCAAAGCCCCAGCTATTTGGTTTCACATGCTTACTGGCTTTATTTGTTTCCCCACACTAGCTCTTTGACCctccccccgcttttttttttttttcaagttactaTGTAAAGAAGGGGAAAATAGCTGGTCTTACTATTTTGTagcaaaaaagataaaagcaaattGCAAAAACGCtgcaaaaatatttacctttcaGACACAGATGAAATACCAGAGATCCCTAGAGATAACTCTTGCTTATCTGGAACAACTTTCTTACTTTTCACCTTAAAGTAAAACATGAAAGTATGGATCACATGTTAGCACATTCATTTTGCTCTTCACTCTGATGAGAATCACAAATGTCATAGTATCCTTCAGCTAATCCTTCTAGAAGCTCTCAAAAAGTTCACAAAATGACAAAAGCTGTTTTTTGCAGTTTGACTGTAACTCCCTTTTTTAGGTTAACTTAGCACATGTCGTGCAGCATTCCCTGCTCTTACTACTTTGAAAGAAAGGGAAACTGGTCCTAAGAATATTACTTCGCTATAATTCTGTTTTAATTGCGTACAATTCAGATTATGTGTAATTGTGTATAAGCTTGTTACTGAGATATCCAGCTATTTTAGTTCTTACAAAAATCAACTTATCCACTAACATTTTCAACAAACATACCAAAAGCTAGTATGTCAGGAGTTTTAGTACGTTTTTAAAGAAGTTATTAACTTTGACTACCACCTTGTGGTTTACACTAGTATTACACAGGTTTCAAGTCAATGCCAGGtatttaaaaaaagtgatttttttttttttttttttttttttaccataagcAGTCATTAAGTTGTAATGCCATTAGATTTACATTGCCAGATAACCTGGTAGGTCAGACGTGCTCCAAATCAGACTCAGAACCTGACGTATTTCTGTCAAAATAGCTGATTTCAATGATACACTGTTTATAATCACAGACCTATAGCCTATAGTTTGTCTGTCTCGCAGTAAAGTGGGAGTGCAGCTACTGTAGACACGTTTGAGCTGCTTTAAGATCTCTACTGCTGCTACTGATGAAAGTATACAGCAACATGGGTTACAGGTGCCTGCCACAAGAAGTTAAGCAAATACGTGGGAAGTCTGATAGCAACAAGTTACGTGTGCTATGCTCATACTCTTACCTAAATTCACTTCAGTTCAGCTAGCTGAAGTACGTTTACATGATTACATTCACACTTGTGACTGCATTATAGCTACCCCACAAGTACAGTTCACTCCGCATGCTCTTCTATGACAAAAGTAGTATGGGatacaaaggaaagggaaaaaaatcaacttaatGTTGCTGAAAACTCCAGACTGAAAattataaaactgaaatgctgatCTGGAGTTTTCACAAATACTACTTAATATTATAATGacataacataaaaataattaacacACAAACCAACCAATACGTATTTAATAGTTCAGTGTTCCCTATATGCTTTATATACTTAAACAATTTCCCGGTAACTTCATAGTGCtaaaatttaaaatctgtttctcagATTAATTAGCataaacatatttgaaaaaaaaattacaaaactttattttttcattttacctcCATTTGGTTTCTTATCTTACCTCCATTTTATATATTGGGACCTGTATACCCTTCTGTGCTTCATTTAAttctttcaatttgtttttcagaGTTCTTATTTTATCTTCTTGGTTGGAAATAATAGATATAAGCTTCCTTTCCTTCTGATTGTTTTTGTCTTCAATTTGCTTCATCTTAATGCTCTCATTTTCTAACTGTtcctaaaaaataattttagaaataccAGTATAATTACTGTAATTGAGACTGGGGAATATCACTGTTCAGCAGTCTGGAATAGGCAAAATTAAGCCTTTGCAACCTAAGTAAAGGGCCAGTCTTATTTAATACATTATTAATTTTGAATTGGTAGCAAAGACCTTCTACTGCTACATATTTATGTATCTGATTACAGGTGGTTACTTAAAACAATGATATGTTCTGAATTTAGGAAAGTCATATTAGTGTTTATAAAGAATAAAGACGACTATCTTGATTCACTTCGCATAGCATATACATTAACATATTTCATGTACTAAATATTGTTTGTG is a window from the Struthio camelus isolate bStrCam1 chromosome 6, bStrCam1.hap1, whole genome shotgun sequence genome containing:
- the TANK gene encoding TRAF family member-associated NF-kappa-B activator — its product is MDKNIGDQLNKAYEAYRQACMDRDHAVKELQLKTENYIQQIREQQEQIELQNSIIAKLKSQLAALNANRGNAHSYILVPEELETSNLSFSQLSEKLSIAKQREKLLKEQLENESIKMKQIEDKNNQKERKLISIISNQEDKIRTLKNKLKELNEAQKGIQVPIYKMEVKSKKVVPDKQELSLGISGISSVSERENLETIFQEMKEECHRICMLAREQTDQLSKFKIKREPETEIQFSMPIQCTDKTDEQAEELFKPRVIKDINRGASCITSITPRGVGQDEDNNSVESLSKFNVKFPPTDNDSAFLQSTQDKPTVPCAGIAENMLQDHHFNLEHRDHAVNLSKLESNSFETHGVDLMTSALQSLTTVDKTNPPNHANMPIENTRDKTCLKTADTGLTFVPKHTNPAVPEVIFSSLEAAGTTIRGPHQLVWQPQDNVLLAQAYTDSELNQCGVCEFCREVFPPSITSKEDFLRHLNSHFKVQS